One part of the uncultured Bacteroides sp. genome encodes these proteins:
- a CDS encoding VOC family protein, translating into MEIKSRFDHFNFNVLNLEKSIEFYAKALGLKEAKRKVASDGSFILVYLTDETTSFSLELTWLRDRKEPYNLGDNEIHLCMRVPGNYDKVREFHKEMGCVCYENTDMGLYFINDPDGYWIEILPFK; encoded by the coding sequence ATGGAAATAAAAAGCCGATTCGATCATTTCAATTTCAATGTACTCAATCTTGAGAAAAGTATTGAGTTTTATGCCAAAGCACTGGGATTAAAAGAAGCCAAACGTAAAGTTGCCAGTGATGGTTCGTTTATTTTAGTATATCTAACAGACGAAACAACAAGTTTTAGTCTGGAATTAACCTGGTTAAGAGACCGCAAAGAACCTTACAATTTAGGTGACAACGAAATTCATCTTTGCATGCGTGTTCCCGGAAATTACGATAAAGTTAGAGAATTTCACAAAGAAATGGGATGCGTTTGCTACGAAAATACTGATATGGGATTATATTTTATAAATGATCCTGATGGTTATTGGATTGAAATCCTACCTTTCAAATAA
- a CDS encoding MBL fold metallo-hydrolase: MKITYIYHSCFALEFNDFNVIIDYYEDTSKSQENGYIHSYLLRQPQKLYVLSSHSHADHFNPEVLSWKLQKSNIQYIFSKDILDAGLANKEDALYLDKLDSYKDDYLNIKAYGSTDIGISFLIQSSEKKIFHAGDLNNWHWNEECPFEESQEYENYYLKELELIAKDLAHLDLVFFPIDPRLGKDYMKGAEQFINRIPTDILAPMHFDNAYHKIAAFAPYAETKKCKVIKWTSRGESCVL; this comes from the coding sequence ATGAAGATAACCTATATTTATCATAGCTGTTTTGCATTAGAGTTCAATGATTTCAACGTTATAATAGATTATTACGAGGATACATCCAAGTCTCAGGAGAATGGCTATATCCACTCATATTTACTTCGCCAACCACAAAAACTTTATGTTCTTTCATCGCATTCACACGCTGATCATTTCAATCCTGAAGTCCTTAGCTGGAAGTTGCAAAAAAGCAATATTCAGTACATCTTCTCGAAAGATATTCTTGATGCGGGATTAGCTAACAAAGAAGATGCATTATATCTTGACAAATTAGATAGTTATAAAGATGACTATCTTAATATAAAAGCTTATGGTTCTACTGATATTGGTATTTCTTTCCTAATTCAATCTTCAGAAAAGAAAATCTTCCATGCAGGCGATTTAAACAATTGGCACTGGAATGAAGAATGCCCATTTGAAGAATCACAAGAATATGAAAATTATTATCTGAAGGAACTGGAGTTAATAGCGAAAGACTTAGCTCATTTAGATCTTGTATTTTTCCCCATTGACCCTCGTTTAGGAAAGGATTATATGAAAGGAGCTGAGCAGTTTATCAACCGTATTCCAACTGATATTTTAGCTCCCATGCATTTTGATAATGCCTATCATAAAATTGCAGCATTTGCTCCATACGCAGAAACAAAAAAATGCAAAGTCATAAAATGGACATCAAGAGGTGAAAGTTGTGTATTATAG
- the trxA gene encoding thioredoxin, whose amino-acid sequence MACVNKSLIIKKDNLMKTIPLTKDEFLARVADYNESPDEWKYLGDKPAIIDFYASWCGPCKVIAPILEELAVEYSGKIYIYKVNTEEEEELASVFGIRSIPSLLFVPMYGSPQMAQGAMPKSAFRDAIEKVLLKMEN is encoded by the coding sequence ATAGCTTGCGTGAATAAAAGTTTAATTATTAAAAAGGACAATTTAATGAAAACAATACCGCTAACAAAAGATGAATTTCTTGCCAGAGTGGCTGATTATAATGAAAGTCCTGATGAATGGAAATATCTTGGTGATAAACCTGCCATAATTGATTTTTATGCTTCATGGTGTGGTCCTTGTAAGGTTATAGCTCCTATCCTTGAAGAACTGGCTGTGGAATATTCGGGAAAGATCTATATATATAAAGTAAATACAGAAGAAGAGGAAGAGCTTGCTTCTGTATTTGGAATTCGTAGTATACCTTCTTTATTGTTTGTGCCGATGTATGGTTCTCCTCAGATGGCACAGGGAGCAATGCCAAAATCAGCTTTTAGAGATGCTATAGAAAAAGTTCTTCTGAAAATGGAGAACTGA